TGGGTCGTGCGTGGGACTTATGAATTGACAAAGGAGACCACCACTCTGGTCTATCATATCGGGAAGTTTACCTTTGAGGTGGTCCGGGCTCCCTTGGCGTATCCCTTGATCCGAGACGATATTCAGACCATGGATGGGCTTCCGGTCAAAGAGGCGATCCGGCTTGGACGAGTCAAAGCTGCTCCCTACACCGTCAAGGGTCGGCATTATGCGCCGATGAGTCTGGTCAGCGCACAGACGTATGAGGAGACGGGCTTGGCCTCGTGGTATGGCGAGGAAACCAGACGCCTGCCGGGAGGCCACATGACGGCCAACGGCGAACTGTTCAATCCCAGCGCGTTGACGGCGGCGCACAAGTATCTGCCGCTGCCGATCCATGTCCAGGTGACGAATCTCGAAAATGGAAAGTCGATCATTGTTCGTGTGAATGACCGCGGCCCCTTCCCCAGCCGGCACAACGCCGAGTCAGGGAACCGGATTATCGACCTCAGCCGGGGGGCAGCCGAGCAACTGGGATTTGTCGAACAGGGCGTTGCCAGGGTCCATGTGGAAACCATCCAGTTGGAAGAAGCCTGAACGGAAATCTGACCTCGTCGCATAAGAAATACGAAGTAAGAGTCAGTTCCTCGGCACCTTCAAGGCGGTCTTCGTTGTCCCTCAAGAGGGCATTCCCTGCCTTGTCTTTTCGTTTCCGATCTAGGTAAGATCTGATGTTTGTGGACTATTTGT
The nucleotide sequence above comes from Candidatus Nitrospira nitrificans. Encoded proteins:
- a CDS encoding septal ring lytic transglycosylase RlpA family protein, which encodes MPLYFRRKKSKISPLLLLPLLLTLASCSVIEGTFSAIKSTFSVLKTGYRVAKKTVKGTIWVVRGTYELTKETTTLVYHIGKFTFEVVRAPLAYPLIRDDIQTMDGLPVKEAIRLGRVKAAPYTVKGRHYAPMSLVSAQTYEETGLASWYGEETRRLPGGHMTANGELFNPSALTAAHKYLPLPIHVQVTNLENGKSIIVRVNDRGPFPSRHNAESGNRIIDLSRGAAEQLGFVEQGVARVHVETIQLEEA